A stretch of Lysobacter sp. K5869 DNA encodes these proteins:
- a CDS encoding AraC family transcriptional regulator gives MSEFTVHSLLKTPTVTVRDVYCRGECKHRSAEECAAATHLVFPYRGVYVRHVGEQATVAEASQVLFFNAGEGYRVSHPIEGGDASLSVSVAEPMLREMAPKTLLREGEELSFRQPRLRIDPRAQSLAMLLRHSLRQGIAEPLEAESLALTLVQRALGPRTAHAAGASVGQQRLVERAKLVLVSDLSRRWTLAEIAAEVGVSPVYLTQVFQRVEGLPLYRYQLRLRLARALDLLGEYEDLSALSQDLGFSSHSHFSAAFQQTYGRSPSEFRQSALHR, from the coding sequence ATGTCCGAGTTCACCGTCCATAGCCTGCTCAAGACGCCGACCGTGACGGTCCGCGACGTCTATTGCCGCGGCGAGTGCAAGCACCGCAGCGCCGAGGAATGCGCCGCCGCGACCCATCTGGTGTTCCCGTACCGCGGCGTCTACGTGCGCCATGTCGGCGAGCAGGCGACCGTGGCCGAGGCCAGCCAGGTGCTGTTCTTCAATGCCGGCGAAGGCTACCGGGTCAGCCATCCGATCGAAGGCGGCGACGCCAGCCTGTCGGTGTCGGTGGCCGAGCCGATGCTGCGCGAGATGGCGCCCAAGACGCTGCTGCGCGAAGGCGAGGAGCTGTCGTTCCGGCAACCGCGCCTGCGCATCGATCCGCGCGCGCAGTCGCTGGCGATGCTGCTGCGCCACAGTCTGCGCCAGGGCATCGCCGAACCTTTGGAAGCCGAGAGTCTGGCGCTGACCTTGGTCCAGCGCGCGCTCGGCCCGCGCACCGCGCACGCGGCCGGCGCCAGCGTCGGACAGCAGCGGCTGGTCGAGCGGGCCAAGCTGGTCTTGGTCAGCGACCTGTCGCGGCGTTGGACCTTGGCCGAGATCGCCGCCGAAGTCGGGGTCTCGCCGGTCTACCTCACCCAAGTGTTCCAGCGCGTCGAAGGGCTGCCGCTGTACCGCTATCAATTGCGGCTGCGGCTGGCGCGGGCCTTGGATCTGCTCGGCGAATACGAGGATCTGAGCGCGCTGAGCCAGGACCTCGGGTTCTCCAGCCACAGCCATTTCAGCGCGGCGTTCCAGCAGACCTACGGGCGTTCGCCGTCGGAGTTCCGGCAGTCGGCGCTGCATCGCTAG